A single Dechloromonas denitrificans DNA region contains:
- a CDS encoding substrate-binding periplasmic protein: MRAFLSIVLLLLACASVAQAGSLRIALGVQNNLSPAPGQSARGGAQSGGLIAFNEDLAREICRRINARCVTRHVLFGEILPGIEGGKFELGFGNYLRTPEREKQVAFSDPLWRSSSRLLAAPATTQRFTRRLGREPDLASLRGARLGVVAETQQHRYLQSIALAQELTVLTAPTIGDALTLLREGKVDFCLFPMLSAYAMLNSEPAGAFEFAGRPLTESGLGGTVHIALPKTDGALREGVNLAIAAMRADGTYHRIVRRHFPFSLD, encoded by the coding sequence ATGCGCGCCTTTTTATCCATCGTCCTGCTCTTGCTTGCCTGCGCCTCCGTCGCCCAGGCCGGGTCATTGCGCATTGCCCTGGGGGTGCAGAACAACCTCTCGCCAGCGCCCGGCCAGTCCGCCAGGGGCGGCGCGCAGAGCGGCGGTCTGATCGCTTTCAATGAAGATCTGGCGCGCGAAATCTGCCGGCGGATCAATGCCCGTTGCGTGACGCGCCATGTGCTGTTCGGCGAAATACTGCCGGGCATTGAGGGCGGAAAGTTCGAGCTCGGTTTCGGCAATTATCTGCGGACGCCGGAACGCGAAAAACAAGTGGCCTTCAGCGACCCGCTCTGGCGTTCGTCCTCGCGCTTGCTGGCGGCGCCGGCGACGACACAGCGTTTTACCAGGCGGCTCGGCCGTGAGCCGGACCTGGCCAGCTTGCGCGGGGCGCGCCTCGGCGTCGTCGCCGAAACGCAGCAACACCGCTATCTGCAGAGCATTGCCCTGGCACAGGAATTGACGGTACTCACCGCCCCGACGATAGGTGACGCCCTCACCCTGTTGCGCGAAGGGAAGGTCGATTTCTGCCTGTTTCCGATGCTCAGCGCCTACGCCATGTTGAATTCCGAGCCGGCCGGGGCCTTCGAGTTTGCCGGCCGGCCGCTGACCGAAAGCGGGCTGGGCGGCACGGTCCATATCGCCCTGCCGAAAACCGACGGTGCCTTGCGGGAGGGCGTCAACCTGGCCATCGCCGCGATGCGCGCCGACGGCACCTACCACCGCATCGTGCGGCGGCATTTTCCTTTCAGTCTGGATTGA
- a CDS encoding bifunctional diguanylate cyclase/phosphodiesterase has translation MKDKAGRASAAGDAAHRQDTGGTDLSMPALLHELECQKRELEDKNAALRQALAEIEAAHNRYLDLYELSPVGYLTLTRDGLIAEINLTGAELFGIARDDLLDHRFAAYLATDDTERWQQLFASLILRGGQQTAEFKLQRPAAGVVYLQLDCLGVRREDERLAVHVTLTDISDKKNAEIAREESEARYRAIFDKARNGLVVADVASKRLLSANEAFLKMVGYSRDELSELAVPDIHPAAEVPQVSQAFAQLVSGEIEAAENIPVRRHDGRIIYVDINGSPFVLNGRQCILGEFHDISGRKQVEDALREQKEFFRLIAESIEGFIAVLDPNGRRVYNSPSYAQLLGERNLSGTTSFLDVYPADRERVVQAFRESVVSGVGQHLEYRFMRPDGSIRLMESHGGVIRDEQGAVKYVVVVTHDVTERKAAEEKIHHLAFYDALTQLPNRRMLNDRLQQAMATSRRSGRYGALMFLDLDDFKPVNDIHGHCVGDCLLVQAAERISRCVREIDTVARFGGDEFVVMLGELNVDLGPSMLEAGMVADKIRLAIGEPFVLEVRAKDGSLSSVELHCTASIGVAMFLNHEFTEEEVLKLADIAMYRAKDAGRDCIRFSPAET, from the coding sequence ATGAAGGACAAGGCTGGCCGGGCGTCGGCAGCAGGCGATGCGGCGCACCGGCAGGATACGGGAGGGACCGACCTGTCGATGCCGGCGTTGCTGCACGAGCTTGAATGCCAGAAACGCGAGCTGGAAGACAAGAATGCCGCGTTGCGCCAGGCTCTGGCCGAAATCGAGGCGGCGCACAACCGTTACCTCGATCTCTATGAACTGTCGCCGGTCGGCTATCTGACCCTGACGCGCGACGGGCTGATTGCCGAAATCAATCTGACCGGTGCCGAACTGTTCGGCATCGCGCGCGACGACCTGCTTGACCACCGTTTTGCCGCCTATCTGGCAACGGACGATACCGAGCGCTGGCAACAATTGTTCGCCTCGCTGATCCTGCGCGGTGGCCAGCAAACGGCTGAATTCAAGCTGCAGCGACCGGCGGCCGGCGTCGTTTATCTGCAACTCGATTGTCTCGGGGTGCGCCGGGAGGATGAAAGGCTCGCCGTGCACGTGACGCTGACCGATATCTCGGACAAGAAGAATGCCGAAATCGCCCGCGAGGAGTCGGAGGCGCGTTACCGGGCGATTTTCGACAAGGCGCGCAACGGCCTGGTCGTTGCCGATGTGGCCAGCAAGCGCCTGCTCAGTGCCAACGAAGCTTTCCTGAAAATGGTCGGCTATTCGCGCGACGAACTGTCGGAACTCGCCGTTCCCGACATTCACCCGGCGGCCGAGGTGCCGCAGGTGAGCCAGGCCTTCGCCCAACTGGTGAGCGGCGAAATCGAGGCCGCCGAGAACATCCCGGTGCGTCGCCATGACGGCCGGATCATCTACGTCGACATCAATGGCAGCCCGTTTGTCCTGAATGGCCGACAGTGCATTCTCGGCGAATTCCACGACATCAGCGGGCGCAAGCAGGTCGAGGACGCCTTGCGCGAGCAGAAGGAATTCTTCCGCCTGATCGCCGAGAGCATCGAGGGCTTTATCGCCGTCCTCGACCCCAATGGGCGGCGCGTTTACAACAGCCCGTCCTATGCCCAGTTGCTCGGCGAGCGCAATCTGTCCGGCACCACGTCCTTTCTCGATGTTTATCCGGCCGACCGGGAGCGCGTCGTGCAGGCCTTCCGGGAGAGCGTCGTTAGCGGGGTCGGGCAGCATCTTGAGTATCGTTTCATGCGGCCCGACGGCAGCATCCGCCTGATGGAGTCGCACGGCGGGGTGATCCGCGACGAGCAGGGGGCGGTCAAATACGTGGTGGTGGTCACCCATGACGTCACTGAGCGCAAGGCGGCCGAGGAAAAGATCCATCACCTCGCCTTCTACGACGCCCTGACCCAGCTGCCCAATCGCCGGATGTTGAACGACCGCTTGCAGCAGGCGATGGCGACAAGCCGGCGGAGTGGCCGCTATGGGGCGCTGATGTTCCTCGATCTCGACGATTTCAAGCCGGTCAATGACATCCACGGCCATTGCGTCGGCGACTGCCTGCTGGTCCAGGCGGCCGAGCGGATCAGTCGGTGCGTCCGCGAGATCGACACCGTGGCGCGCTTCGGCGGCGACGAATTCGTCGTCATGCTGGGCGAACTCAACGTCGATCTCGGGCCGTCGATGCTTGAGGCCGGGATGGTCGCCGACAAGATCCGCTTGGCCATCGGCGAACCGTTCGTGCTCGAAGTCCGGGCCAAGGACGGTTCGCTGAGCAGCGTCGAACTGCATTGCACGGCGAGTATCGGTGTCGCGATGTTCCTCAATCATGAGTTCACCGAGGAAGAGGTGCTCAAGCTGGCCGATATCGCGATGTATCGGGCGAAAGACGCCGGCCGCGACTGCATTCGTTTCTCGCCGGCCGAGACTTGA
- a CDS encoding PD-(D/E)XK nuclease family protein encodes MSQTLYLCATTRLAQTLRGAVPGGQTVWRTRQALTVGQWLATLADEALLSGIAELPGGLDPFAERLLWENVIEASLTEAAPLFDIQGMAASAAEAHALATIWQIRPSGATLSDEARLFLGWQAEFVKRCRSGHWLDQASLHRQLIGLIEAGHFSLPPAVFFAGFDRRTPLEEHLAAALTARGVIVDNAADRLDEGSAADGAGTRRRLACPDSAAECAAIAAWASAQLAAHPAARLGVVAPDLAGVRDRLEFALDDALHPALIRPDAGEVARSFNFSLGRTLADLPLIRAGLDLLAVGAVGKGRGKVEQSRLSALLLAGGWAAAEHEADGRARLDATLRRDLPYFTTLSALIRQAERLAEKAPPLCPQTIAALQAFIETLNGLPKTLRPGEWSARFRQALKALGWPGERPLSSHEFQACRAFGEVLDGFGRFDALLGPLSFGEAVRRLTQLCRQRIFQPETRGQPAIQVLGVLESAGLAFDALWVMGMNDDLWPPAPRPNPLLPAELLRAAGAAHASAEVELDFATRVHARLLLAAPDVTFSYALADGNRILRPSPLIAGLAAAATGPAVDDGLARQLAAQAGIACEQRADALAPPVAEGEKVSGGSWLLRAQAICPAWAYYQYRLGGEAMEEPVEGLDPAARGTLVHEALEAFWREVRSSQALAALAPAALAQVIGAAVRQALETFETERRVSLPERFRQLEAARLEKLLIVWLAVEAKRGLDFTVVACEQPAEVEIEEIRVKMVVDRIDQLADGRQVIIDYKTGAAIDIKNWAAARLTEPQLPIYAALVADEVAAVVFAKVLLDKPGFAGVADEKDILPGVQGVGDDKQKIFDPAEFPDWIAVVMHWRERLHAVAREVRQGVAGVSFADAKALQYCEVKPLLRLAERQRLLAEAQAKVAD; translated from the coding sequence ATGAGCCAAACCCTCTATCTGTGCGCCACGACCCGCCTTGCCCAAACCTTGCGCGGCGCGGTGCCGGGCGGGCAAACCGTCTGGCGGACGCGGCAGGCGCTGACCGTCGGCCAATGGCTGGCGACGCTGGCCGACGAAGCCTTGCTCAGCGGCATCGCCGAACTGCCGGGCGGCCTCGACCCGTTCGCCGAGCGGCTGCTCTGGGAAAACGTTATCGAAGCGTCGCTGACCGAGGCGGCGCCGCTTTTCGATATCCAGGGCATGGCGGCCTCGGCGGCCGAGGCGCACGCCCTCGCGACGATCTGGCAGATCCGCCCGAGCGGCGCCACGCTGTCCGACGAAGCCCGCCTCTTTCTCGGCTGGCAGGCCGAATTCGTCAAACGCTGCCGGAGCGGCCACTGGCTCGACCAGGCCAGCCTGCATCGGCAGCTGATCGGCTTGATCGAAGCCGGTCATTTCAGCTTGCCGCCGGCCGTGTTTTTTGCCGGATTCGATCGCCGCACGCCGCTTGAGGAGCACCTGGCAGCGGCGCTGACGGCACGCGGGGTCATCGTCGACAATGCCGCCGACCGCCTCGACGAGGGCAGTGCAGCGGATGGCGCCGGAACGCGTCGGCGCCTGGCCTGTCCCGACAGCGCTGCCGAATGTGCCGCCATCGCGGCCTGGGCGAGCGCCCAGCTGGCCGCTCATCCGGCCGCCCGGCTGGGGGTGGTGGCACCCGATCTGGCCGGCGTGCGCGACCGGCTGGAATTCGCCCTCGATGATGCCCTGCACCCGGCGCTGATTCGGCCCGATGCCGGTGAAGTGGCGCGTTCCTTCAACTTTTCGCTCGGCCGGACCCTGGCCGATCTGCCGCTGATCCGCGCCGGCCTCGATCTGCTGGCCGTCGGCGCGGTCGGCAAAGGCCGCGGCAAGGTCGAGCAGAGCCGCTTGTCGGCGCTGTTGCTGGCCGGCGGCTGGGCGGCTGCCGAGCACGAAGCCGACGGGCGGGCTCGGCTCGATGCCACGCTGCGCCGCGACCTGCCGTATTTCACGACGCTGTCGGCGCTGATCCGGCAGGCCGAACGGCTGGCTGAAAAAGCGCCGCCGCTCTGTCCGCAAACAATCGCCGCGCTGCAGGCTTTTATCGAGACGCTGAACGGTCTGCCGAAAACCTTGCGGCCCGGCGAATGGTCGGCGCGTTTCCGCCAGGCGCTGAAAGCGCTTGGCTGGCCCGGCGAGCGGCCGCTGTCCAGCCACGAATTCCAGGCCTGCCGGGCGTTCGGCGAAGTCCTCGACGGCTTCGGCCGCTTCGACGCGCTGCTTGGTCCCTTGTCGTTTGGCGAAGCCGTCCGTCGTCTGACGCAGCTTTGCCGGCAGCGCATCTTCCAGCCGGAAACGCGCGGCCAGCCGGCCATCCAGGTGCTCGGCGTACTCGAAAGCGCCGGCCTGGCTTTCGACGCCCTGTGGGTGATGGGGATGAATGACGACCTCTGGCCGCCGGCGCCTCGACCGAATCCGCTGCTGCCGGCCGAACTGTTGCGGGCGGCCGGCGCGGCGCATGCCAGCGCCGAGGTTGAACTCGATTTCGCGACGCGCGTCCATGCCCGGCTGTTGCTCGCCGCGCCCGATGTGACGTTTTCGTATGCGCTGGCCGACGGCAACCGGATACTCCGCCCCAGTCCGCTGATCGCCGGCTTGGCGGCGGCCGCTACCGGGCCGGCGGTCGACGATGGGCTGGCCCGCCAACTGGCTGCCCAGGCAGGCATCGCCTGCGAGCAGCGGGCCGATGCGCTGGCCCCGCCGGTCGCCGAGGGCGAGAAAGTCTCCGGCGGCAGCTGGTTGCTGCGCGCCCAGGCGATCTGCCCGGCCTGGGCCTATTACCAGTACCGGCTGGGCGGCGAAGCCATGGAGGAACCGGTCGAAGGCCTCGATCCGGCGGCTCGCGGCACGCTGGTGCATGAGGCGCTGGAAGCGTTCTGGCGTGAAGTGCGCAGCTCGCAGGCGCTGGCTGCGCTGGCCCCGGCCGCGCTGGCGCAGGTCATCGGGGCGGCGGTGCGGCAGGCGCTGGAGACCTTTGAAACGGAGCGCCGGGTGAGTTTGCCGGAGCGCTTCCGCCAACTGGAAGCGGCCCGCCTGGAAAAACTGCTGATCGTCTGGCTGGCCGTCGAAGCCAAGCGCGGGCTGGATTTCACGGTGGTCGCCTGCGAGCAGCCGGCCGAAGTCGAGATCGAGGAGATCCGGGTAAAAATGGTAGTCGACCGCATCGACCAGCTGGCCGATGGCCGGCAGGTCATCATCGACTACAAGACCGGTGCCGCCATCGACATCAAGAACTGGGCCGCGGCCCGGCTGACCGAGCCGCAATTGCCGATCTACGCGGCGCTGGTCGCCGACGAGGTGGCGGCGGTGGTCTTTGCCAAGGTCCTGCTCGACAAGCCGGGGTTCGCCGGGGTGGCCGACGAAAAGGACATCCTGCCGGGTGTCCAGGGGGTCGGCGACGACAAGCAGAAGATTTTCGATCCGGCCGAATTCCCCGACTGGATCGCCGTCGTCATGCACTGGCGCGAACGCCTGCATGCCGTCGCCCGCGAAGTTCGCCAGGGTGTCGCCGGGGTCAGTTTCGCCGACGCCAAGGCGTTGCAGTACTGTGAAGTCAAGCCGCTGCTCCGTCTGGCCGAGCGCCAGCGTCTGCTGGCTGAAGCGCAGGCCAAAGTCGCCGACTGA
- a CDS encoding patatin-like phospholipase family protein → MPICCRLIRPLIVALLAVALVAHAAEEPRRPRVGLVLGGGGARGAAHIGVLEVLEKLHVPVDCVAGTSMGALVAGAWAAGMSPAVMRQSLASADWNDMFIDNPEYSEMSYRNKAVSSRYLPGSESGVVTNGVKYQSSVVAGQKIKLFFNQLVRANQGERGIEQLPLPLSIIATDIGTGQRVVLRDGSLATAMRASMSVPGLLAPVLHRGHKLVDGGLVDNVPIGEVRERCQADVVIVVNVGSPLLKAEDVGSLLTVSTQMVNLLTEQNVTRSLATLRPDDIYIKPELNGITAGDFERHAETADRGREAAEAMSGQLARLAVDPVRYAAWWRGIEVLNRISPKIDEIEIVGLDRVNRAVIERHLHVEPGQTIRPSSINRDLLRMYGDGYYESVDYTVLQQRERNILRVMPVEKSWGPDYLRFAVNLQADNSQGSAFSLRAAYHRTWLNKLGGELIVTGEIGSTHRLGANFYQPLDPAQRFFAEATTGVEQAQINVFQDDRRVAQYKATESGIGAYLGANVGLLGPVRLGWVERHRFFDLDIGSPSLPSADQKFGGWRTTLDFDQFDRMYFPTRGWAAQLSYFDSPQQNYSRADADLRGAFAFGGTVFNARLRYIGSPKGELPLYDAGMLGGFQNMTAFAPNQIIGDDIRYAGLRTEQIIGRLPLGLRGDMRLGLSFEAAQVGMRYSESKLNGVLDSTAIYIGGETPFGPAYFGLGYSTSGVSNIFLFVGTP, encoded by the coding sequence ATGCCCATTTGCTGCCGTTTGATCCGCCCGTTGATTGTTGCCCTGCTGGCTGTCGCCCTTGTCGCGCACGCCGCCGAAGAACCGCGCCGGCCACGCGTCGGCCTGGTGCTCGGCGGTGGCGGGGCGCGCGGCGCGGCGCACATCGGCGTACTGGAAGTGCTGGAAAAACTGCACGTGCCGGTCGATTGTGTCGCCGGCACCAGCATGGGCGCCCTGGTCGCCGGGGCCTGGGCGGCCGGCATGTCGCCGGCCGTGATGCGGCAGAGCCTGGCCAGCGCCGACTGGAACGACATGTTCATCGACAATCCCGAATACTCGGAGATGAGCTATCGCAACAAGGCGGTATCGAGCCGCTACCTGCCGGGCTCGGAGAGCGGCGTCGTGACCAATGGCGTCAAATACCAGTCGAGCGTCGTTGCCGGGCAGAAAATCAAGCTGTTCTTCAACCAGCTGGTGCGCGCCAATCAGGGCGAACGCGGCATCGAGCAATTGCCGCTGCCGTTGTCGATCATCGCCACCGATATCGGCACCGGCCAACGCGTCGTCTTGCGTGACGGATCGTTGGCGACGGCGATGCGGGCCAGCATGTCGGTGCCCGGCCTGCTCGCGCCGGTCCTCCATCGCGGGCACAAGCTGGTCGATGGCGGCCTGGTCGACAACGTGCCGATCGGCGAGGTGCGCGAGCGCTGCCAGGCCGACGTGGTGATCGTCGTCAATGTCGGCTCGCCGCTGCTCAAGGCCGAAGATGTCGGCTCGCTGCTGACGGTGTCGACCCAGATGGTCAACCTGCTGACCGAACAGAACGTGACGCGCTCGCTGGCCACGCTGCGACCGGACGACATCTACATCAAGCCCGAGCTCAACGGCATCACCGCCGGCGATTTCGAGCGCCATGCCGAAACGGCCGATCGCGGCCGGGAGGCGGCCGAGGCAATGAGCGGTCAACTGGCCCGCCTGGCCGTAGACCCGGTGCGCTATGCGGCGTGGTGGCGGGGTATCGAAGTGCTCAACCGGATCTCGCCGAAGATCGATGAGATCGAAATCGTCGGCCTCGACCGGGTCAATCGCGCGGTGATCGAGCGCCATCTGCATGTCGAGCCGGGGCAGACCATCCGGCCGAGCAGCATCAACCGCGATTTGCTCCGGATGTATGGCGACGGCTACTACGAAAGCGTCGATTACACGGTGCTGCAGCAGCGCGAGCGCAACATCCTGCGCGTCATGCCGGTCGAGAAAAGCTGGGGGCCGGATTACCTGCGCTTCGCCGTCAACCTGCAGGCCGACAACAGCCAGGGTTCGGCTTTTTCGTTGCGCGCCGCCTATCACCGGACCTGGCTGAACAAGCTGGGCGGCGAACTGATCGTCACCGGCGAAATCGGTTCGACCCATCGCCTGGGGGCCAATTTCTACCAGCCGCTCGATCCGGCGCAGCGCTTCTTTGCCGAAGCGACGACCGGCGTCGAGCAGGCCCAGATCAACGTCTTTCAGGACGATCGCCGGGTTGCCCAGTACAAGGCGACGGAGAGCGGCATCGGCGCCTACCTCGGGGCCAATGTCGGCTTGCTCGGGCCGGTCCGTCTCGGCTGGGTCGAACGGCATCGTTTCTTCGATCTCGATATCGGCTCGCCCTCGTTGCCGAGCGCCGACCAGAAATTCGGCGGCTGGCGGACAACACTCGATTTCGATCAGTTCGACCGGATGTACTTTCCGACCCGGGGTTGGGCCGCCCAGCTGTCGTATTTCGATTCGCCGCAGCAGAACTATTCGCGGGCCGATGCCGATCTGCGCGGCGCCTTCGCGTTCGGCGGCACGGTGTTCAATGCCCGGCTTCGCTACATCGGTTCGCCAAAGGGCGAATTGCCGCTCTACGATGCGGGAATGCTGGGCGGCTTCCAGAACATGACGGCCTTCGCGCCGAACCAGATCATCGGCGACGACATCCGCTACGCCGGTCTGCGCACCGAGCAGATCATCGGCCGCCTGCCGCTCGGCTTGCGCGGCGACATGCGCCTCGGGCTGTCCTTCGAGGCGGCGCAGGTCGGGATGCGCTACAGCGAATCGAAACTCAACGGGGTTCTCGACTCGACGGCGATCTATATCGGCGGCGAAACGCCGTTCGGTCCGGCCTATTTCGGTCTCGGCTACTCGACCAGCGGCGTTTCCAATATTTTCCTTTTTGTCGGGACACCCTGA
- a CDS encoding UvrD-helicase domain-containing protein — protein MNAAVDRLQEDETARRRALDVASFIVEAPAGAGKTELLTQRYLRLLAVVEHPEEVLALTFTNKAATEMRDRILGSLERAAAGELPEQPHKRLTFELAERVLAHDRARTWGLLGHPGRLRITTLDALCASLARQMPYLSRFGSQPGVSDDAAAHYAAAARRTLEMLEGEGADADVVAAALAFMDNNAGRLERLLVAMLGRRDQWLHHATRIESGEMRDEVEAGFAALIERDLAQLAGLLDAGWQARLMPLARFAAANVPEVLAPLLEWTTPLAGEIADLARWQALATLLLTGTGTLRKALTKNIGFPADKAVKAQKEAMGELLADLAAVPELEAGLGQLGSLPYPELSDAEWATVECFSRLLRLAAGQLWLTFQEAGEVDFIEIAARAGLALGDDEAPTDLAEALDYRIRHLLVDEFQDTSPSQVSLIEKLTRGWMPDDGRTLFVVGDPMQSIYRFRKADVGLFLRVRERGIGDIRLEHLRLFRNNRSFPGIVDWVNASFPSIFPAADNPGSGAVCYAESAATRPAYPDSGVSVEALIARDDSDAAEDEGRRVLDLILASRRVSPDERIAVLVRARSHLDALVAEIRRRAPDLRFQAVEIEGLAARQHVQDLLTLYSALAHRADRVHWLAVLRAPWCGLLLADLHALAADDKQRTIWQLMQDETRLARLSDDGRQRLGHVRAVLGQAFAHQDRRHPRRWLEGVWLMLGGPQCLEAPEAMADVEAFFRLVDKLAAARKLNAETLAAAAAELFAPPDARAGDSIQMMTIHKSKGLEFETVILPGLHRITGVNESSLLLWDEVAGADGSEHLLVAPLKAKGAGNDLPSTYDYLKKLEGERAAHEDERLLYVAATRAIRRLHLVGVAQADDKKEDGLKAPAGGSLLKLLWPGVAQPVFATALRGGVAPAAATGEIDPATFVPPLVRLIAPGVPPLLANLPATAAPAAGNAEQPDAVEAGLALEASVGTLVHRCLELIAGQGLAHWPVDRLAGLEPAWRRWLQNQGHDASAAAGGAAEAVQAVRTTLTSESGRWVLAEHPEGAAEQAWSSLSDTATADGAARQAAVNHVIDRVFVADGCRWIVDYKTVRGSAVDLPQRAEQFRPQLERYAALFRADARPLRMAIYFPLQGQLLELPARPAG, from the coding sequence ATGAACGCTGCGGTCGACCGCCTGCAAGAGGACGAAACTGCCCGGCGCCGGGCTCTCGACGTCGCCTCTTTCATCGTCGAGGCCCCGGCCGGGGCCGGCAAGACGGAGTTGCTGACGCAGCGCTACCTGCGCCTGCTGGCCGTCGTCGAGCATCCGGAAGAAGTGCTGGCGCTGACCTTCACCAACAAGGCGGCAACCGAAATGCGCGACCGTATCCTCGGCAGCCTGGAACGCGCCGCGGCCGGCGAACTGCCGGAACAGCCGCACAAACGCCTGACTTTCGAGCTGGCCGAGCGGGTGCTGGCTCACGACCGGGCGCGGACCTGGGGCCTGCTCGGCCATCCCGGGCGCCTGCGCATCACCACGCTCGACGCGCTGTGCGCCAGCCTGGCTCGGCAGATGCCGTATCTCAGCCGGTTCGGCAGCCAGCCCGGCGTCAGCGACGATGCCGCGGCGCATTACGCGGCCGCCGCCCGGCGGACGCTGGAAATGCTCGAAGGCGAGGGGGCCGATGCCGATGTGGTGGCCGCCGCGCTGGCCTTCATGGACAACAATGCCGGCCGCCTGGAGCGCCTGCTGGTCGCCATGCTCGGCCGCCGCGACCAGTGGCTGCACCATGCGACGCGGATCGAAAGCGGCGAGATGCGGGACGAAGTCGAAGCCGGCTTTGCCGCCCTGATCGAACGCGATCTGGCGCAGCTGGCCGGGCTGCTCGATGCCGGCTGGCAGGCCCGGCTGATGCCGCTCGCCCGCTTCGCCGCGGCCAACGTGCCGGAAGTGCTCGCACCGCTACTCGAGTGGACGACGCCGCTGGCCGGCGAAATCGCCGATCTGGCCCGCTGGCAGGCGCTGGCGACGCTGCTGCTGACCGGCACCGGGACGCTGCGCAAGGCCTTGACCAAGAACATCGGTTTTCCGGCCGACAAGGCGGTCAAGGCGCAGAAGGAGGCGATGGGCGAGTTGCTCGCCGATCTGGCCGCCGTTCCCGAGCTGGAAGCCGGGCTCGGTCAGTTGGGCAGTCTGCCCTACCCGGAATTGAGCGATGCCGAATGGGCCACCGTCGAATGCTTCTCGCGCCTGCTCCGGCTGGCCGCCGGGCAGTTGTGGCTGACCTTTCAGGAGGCCGGCGAGGTCGATTTCATCGAAATCGCCGCCCGTGCCGGGCTGGCGCTCGGCGATGACGAAGCACCGACCGACCTGGCCGAGGCGCTCGACTACCGCATTCGCCATCTGCTGGTCGATGAGTTCCAGGACACCAGCCCGAGCCAGGTCTCGTTGATCGAAAAGCTGACGCGCGGCTGGATGCCGGACGACGGCCGGACGCTGTTCGTGGTCGGCGACCCGATGCAGTCGATCTACCGCTTCCGCAAGGCCGATGTCGGGTTGTTCCTGCGCGTCCGCGAACGCGGCATCGGCGACATCCGGCTCGAACACCTGCGCTTGTTCCGCAACAACCGTTCCTTTCCCGGCATCGTTGATTGGGTCAATGCCAGTTTTCCCAGCATTTTTCCGGCCGCCGATAATCCCGGTTCCGGCGCCGTCTGCTACGCCGAGTCGGCCGCCACCCGGCCCGCCTACCCCGACAGCGGGGTCAGCGTCGAGGCGCTGATTGCCCGCGACGACAGCGATGCTGCCGAGGACGAAGGGCGCCGCGTTCTCGATCTGATTCTCGCCAGCCGCCGGGTCAGCCCGGACGAGCGCATCGCCGTGCTGGTCCGGGCGCGCAGCCATCTCGACGCGCTCGTCGCCGAGATCCGCCGGCGGGCGCCGGACCTGCGTTTCCAGGCGGTCGAGATCGAAGGGCTGGCGGCCCGCCAGCATGTCCAGGATTTGCTCACCCTGTATTCGGCGCTCGCCCACCGGGCCGACCGCGTGCACTGGCTGGCCGTCCTGCGCGCCCCGTGGTGCGGCTTGCTGCTGGCCGATCTGCACGCGCTGGCGGCGGACGACAAGCAGCGCACCATCTGGCAACTGATGCAGGACGAGACGCGTCTCGCCCGGCTGTCCGACGATGGCCGGCAACGCCTTGGTCATGTCCGCGCCGTCCTGGGCCAGGCCTTCGCGCATCAGGACCGCCGCCACCCGCGGCGCTGGCTGGAGGGCGTCTGGCTGATGCTCGGCGGCCCGCAGTGCCTGGAGGCGCCGGAGGCGATGGCCGACGTCGAGGCTTTCTTCCGGCTGGTGGACAAGCTGGCGGCGGCTCGCAAGCTGAATGCCGAAACGCTCGCCGCCGCGGCCGCCGAGCTGTTCGCGCCGCCCGACGCCCGGGCTGGCGACAGCATCCAGATGATGACCATCCACAAATCCAAGGGCCTCGAATTCGAGACCGTGATCCTGCCCGGCCTGCACCGCATCACCGGGGTTAACGAGAGCAGCCTGCTGCTCTGGGACGAAGTGGCCGGGGCCGACGGCAGCGAACATTTGCTGGTCGCCCCGCTGAAAGCCAAGGGCGCCGGCAATGACTTGCCGAGCACCTACGACTACCTGAAGAAACTGGAAGGCGAGCGCGCCGCGCACGAAGACGAGCGCCTGCTCTATGTCGCCGCCACCCGTGCCATCCGCCGCCTGCACCTGGTCGGCGTGGCACAGGCCGACGACAAGAAGGAGGACGGCTTGAAGGCGCCGGCCGGCGGCTCGCTGCTCAAGCTGCTCTGGCCGGGCGTCGCCCAGCCGGTGTTTGCCACCGCTCTGAGGGGCGGCGTGGCGCCGGCTGCAGCGACCGGCGAGATCGATCCGGCGACTTTCGTGCCGCCGCTGGTCCGCCTGATCGCGCCCGGTGTGCCGCCGCTGCTGGCAAATCTGCCGGCGACTGCGGCCCCGGCCGCCGGCAACGCCGAGCAGCCGGACGCCGTCGAAGCCGGCCTGGCGCTCGAGGCGTCGGTCGGCACGCTGGTCCATCGCTGTCTCGAACTGATTGCCGGGCAGGGTTTGGCCCACTGGCCGGTCGATCGCCTGGCCGGTCTCGAGCCGGCCTGGCGGCGCTGGCTGCAGAACCAGGGGCATGACGCCAGCGCGGCGGCCGGCGGGGCCGCCGAAGCGGTACAGGCGGTACGCACGACGCTGACCTCGGAGAGCGGCCGCTGGGTCCTGGCCGAGCATCCGGAAGGCGCCGCCGAGCAGGCGTGGAGCAGCCTGTCCGATACGGCGACCGCCGATGGCGCGGCCCGTCAGGCGGCGGTGAATCACGTGATCGACCGCGTTTTCGTCGCCGACGGTTGCCGCTGGATTGTCGACTACAAGACGGTGCGCGGGTCGGCGGTCGATCTGCCGCAACGCGCCGAACAGTTCCGGCCGCAACTCGAGCGCTACGCCGCCTTGTTCCGTGCCGATGCCCGGCCGCTACGGATGGCGATCTATTTTCCGCTGCAAGGTCAGTTGCTCGAATTGCCGGCCCGGCCGGCCGGATAA